A genomic region of Lates calcarifer isolate ASB-BC8 linkage group LG9, TLL_Latcal_v3, whole genome shotgun sequence contains the following coding sequences:
- the ttc33 gene encoding tetratricopeptide repeat protein 33, translated as MASFGWKRKAGERVSKSVVQQFEAEAERAEGDEPGGQAEEEVDWLHAIKRRRELLLEDCAAKSKRLKDEGALLAEKGRHWEAIKKWDEAIQLTPDNPLLYEMKSQVLTILQEVFPAVKAAEMAVKFRPLWWEGWQTLGRAQLNLGEVDLAVRSFQVAIHLCPSEHTLWQEDLAWAWRLQKQHSATKEKIRQEEETKKQILNAPELEQDYDFESDEVLAACVAVAERQTRYEELKRTAVVIDSEGNIKNVVSGEGGSEDTATPSKEQFVKARGL; from the exons ATGGCCTCTTTTGGCTGGAAGAGGAAAGCTGGAGAAAGGGTGTCAAAGTCAGTGGTGCAGCAGTTTGAGGCAGAGGCGGAGAGGGCTGAAGGTGATGAACCAGGTGGtcaggctgaggaggaggtggactGGCTGCACGCCATCAAACGACGGCGGGAGCTCCTTCTGGAGGACTGTGCAGCAAAGAGCAAGAGGCTGAAGGACGAGGGTGCACTGCTGGCTGAAAAGGGCAG GCACTGGGAGGCCATTAAGAAGTGGGACGAGGCCATTCAGCTGACTCCAGACAACCCATTACTGTATGAGATGAAGTCTCAG GTACTGACCATTCTGCAGGAAGTTTTCCCAGCAGTCAAGGCTGCAGAGATGGCCGTCAAGTTCCGCCCCCTGTGGTGGGAGGGCTGGCAGACTCTGGGCCGTGCCCAGCTGAACCTGGGAGAGGTGGATCTG GCTGTGAGGTCTTTCCAGGTTGCAATCCACCTGTGCCCATCAGAGCACACGCTGTGGCAAGAAGACCTGGCATGGGCATGGAGGTTACAGAAGCAGCACTCAGCAACGAAGGAGAAGATCCGTCAAGAGGAGGAGACCAAAAAACAGATCCTTAATGCCCCTGAGCTCGAGCAGGACTATGATTTTGAGTCGGATGAGGTGCTGGCTGCCTGTGTGGCCGTTGCTGAGCGACAGACACGCTATGAGGAACTGAAGAGAACCGCGGTGGTCATAGACTCTGAGGGGAATATAAAAAATGTAGTCTCTGGGGAAGGAGGATCAGAGGATACAGCAACACCATCAAAGGAACAGTTTGTTAAAGCAAGAGGACTTTGA
- the ptger4b gene encoding prostaglandin E receptor 4 (subtype EP4) b — protein MNTTAGRFQPPTIPAIMFIFGVAGNVIAIVVLRISRKEQKETTFYTLVCGLAVTDLLGTLLASPVTIATYMKGSWPGGEPLCQYSGFILLFFFLAQLSIVFAMSVERYLAINHAYFYNEYVNQKLAALTLLGIYISNIVFCALPSLGLGQVKLQKPGTWCFIDWQNNHTSVKTFNLMYAGVNSVTVLATVICNVMVCGALILMHKRFIRRTSLGTDQRRIAELRRRRSFGRLAGAEIQMVILLIATSAVVLICSIPLVLRIFVNQLYRNQKEEPLGLNKDLLAIRMAAINPIVDPWIYILLRKTVVLKLMEKIKCLFCKMGGRGRRGGGQFRCADGHLSSSIVSRDSPSLVSRELREMVSTSQTFLYPSEGNNGRLGSFQAGAQAGSSLPAEQMLQGSQEVEEPEKVLSQSDIEDTDPGGLLKELPMCPKDPALHVTFTDETANLQEKCI, from the exons ATGAACACCACAGCGGGGAGATTTCAGCCGCCCACTATCCCAGCTATCATGTTCATTTTCGGGGTGGCGGGGAATGTCATTGCCATAGTGGTCCTGCGGATATCACGAAAAGAACAAAAGGAGACGACTTTTTACACACTTGTGTGTGGTCTGGCTGTGACGGACCTCCTGGGCACCCTGCTGGCCAGCCCCGTCACCATCGCCACCTACATGAAGGGCTCCTGGCCAGGGGGCGAGCCCCTGTGCCAGTACTCCGGCTTCAtcttgctcttcttcttcttggccCAGCTCAGCATTGTGTTTGCAATGTCAGTGGAGAGATACCTGGCGATAAACCACGCATACTTCTACAACGAGTACGTCAACCAAAAACTCGCCGCGCTGACTCTTTTGGGCATTTACATCTCCAACATCGTGTTCTGCGCGCTGCCCAGTCTGGGGCTCGGCCAGGTGAAGCTCCAGAAGCCGGGGACGTGGTGTTTCATCGACTGGCAGAACAACCACACGTCAGTCAAGACTTTTAACCTGATGTACGCAGGTGTGAATTCGGTCACCGTGCTGGCCACCGTCATATGCAACGTGATGGTGTGCGGGGCTCTTATCCTCATGCACAAGAGGTTCATCCGCCGCACGTCTTTGGGCACGGACCAGCGGCGCATCGCGGAGCTCCGGCGCAGACGGAGTTTCGGACGATTAGCTGGAGCAGAGATCCAGATGGTGATCCTGCTCATAGCCACCTCCGCTGTGGTTCTCATCTGCTCCATACCTTTAGTG TTGAGGATCTTTGTGAACCAGCTGTACAGAAACCAGAAAGAAGAGCCTTTAGGGTTGAATAAAGACTTGTTGGCCATCCGCATGGCGGCCATCAACCCCATCGTAGACCCTTGGATCTACATCCTGCTCAGAAAGACAGTGGTCCTCAAGCTAATGGAGAAAATCAAGTGTCTGTTCTGCAAAATGGGTGGGAGGGGACGAAGGGGTGGCGGGCAGTTCCGCTGCGCCGACggccacctctcctcctccatcgtCTCCCGGGATTCCCCGTCGTTGGTGTCACGTGAGCTGCGGGAAATGGTGAGCACCTCGCAGACTTTCCTGTACCCGTCAGAGGGAAACAACGGGAGGCTGGGGTCGTTTCAAGCAGGGGCACAGGCCGGTTCCAGTCTGCCAGCCGAACAGATGTTACAGGGTTCCCAAGAGGTTGAAGAGCCTGAGAAGGTTCTTTCACAGAGTGATATAGAGGACACAGACCCAGGTGGGCTACTGAAAGAGCTCCCTATGTGCCCCAAGGACCCAGCTCTACATGTGACCTTCACAGACGAGACTGCAAACCTACAGGAGAAATGCATATAA
- the prkaa1 gene encoding 5'-AMP-activated protein kinase catalytic subunit alpha-1, which translates to MATEKPKHEGRVKIGHYILGDTLGVGTFGKVKVGQHELTKHQVAVKILNRQKIRSLDVVGKIRREIQNLKLFRHPHIIKLYQVISTPTDIFMVMEYVSGGELFDYICKNGKLDEKESRRLFQQIISAVDYCHRHMVVHRDLKPENVLLDAHMNAKIADFGLSNMMSDGEFLRTSCGSPNYAAPEVISGRLYAGPEVDIWSSGVILYALLCGTLPFDDDHVPTLFKKICDGIFFTPQYLNPSVISLLKHMLQVDPMKRATIKEIREDEWFKQDLPKYLFPEDPSYSNNMIDDEALKEVCEKFECTEEEVLACIYSRNHQDPLAVAYHLIIDNRRIMSEAKDFYLASSPPDSFLDDQHLTSSGAAVAGIIKPHPERVPFLVAETPPRPRHTLDELNPQKSKHQGVRRAKWHLGIRSQSRPNDIMSEVCRAMKQLDYEWKVVNPYYLRVRRKNPITGMQTKMSLQLYQVDSRTYLLDFRSIDDDMLETKSGTATPLRSGSVGNYRTTIKNEVDGADAPPTSSIVHPTKAAEGSLASSLTSSIDSTGGGDNASIPRPGSHTIEFFEMCANLIKLLAR; encoded by the exons ATGGCGACGGAAAAACCGAAACATGAAGGAAGAGTTAAAATTGGACATTACATTCTCGGAGACACACTCGGAGTGGGGACGTTTGGAAAGGTTAAAG TGGGCCAACATGAGCTGACCAAGCATCAAGTGGCAGTGAAGATCTTGAACAGGCAGAAGATCCGCAGTTTGGATGTGGTGGGAAAGATTCGCCGGGAGATCCAGAACCTCAAGCTTTTCAGGCATCCTCACATAATTAAACT GTATCAGGTTATTAGCACCCCTACAGATATCTTCATGGTGATGGAGTATGTCTCAGGAGGGGAGCTCTTCGACTACATCTGCAAAAATGGAAAG TTGGATGAGAAGGAGAGTCGTCGGCTGTTCCAGCAGATTATTTCAGCAGTAGACTATTGCCACAGACACATGGTGGTGCACCGAGACCTCAAGCCTGAAAATGTGCTGCTTGATGCACACATGAATGCCAAGATTGCTGACTTTG GTTTATCAAACATGATGTCAGATGGAGAGTTCTTGCGAACAAGCTGCGGTTCTCCAAACTATGCTGCTCCTGAGGTCATCTCAGGAAg GTTATATGCTGGTCCAGAGGTAGATATCTGGAGCAGTGGGGTCATTCTCTATGCCTTGTTGTGTGGGACACTTCCCTTCGATGACGACCACGTGCCAACACTCTTTAAGAAGATCTGTGATGGGATCTTTTTCACCCCGCAGTATCTGAACCCTTCAGTAATAAGCCTCCTTAAACACATGCTGCAGGTGGACCCCATGAAAAGAGCCACCATCAAAGAGATCCG AGAGGATGAGTGGTTCAAACAGGACCTACCCAAGTACTTGTTCCCTGAGGACCCTTCGTACAGCAACAACATGATTGACGATGAGGCCCTGAAAGAGGTGTGTGAGAAGTTTGAgtgcacagaggaggaggtcctGGCCTGCATATACAGTCGCAACCATCAGGATCCACTGGCCGTCGCCTACCACCTCATTATTGACAATCGTCGCATCATGAGCGAAGCCAAGGATTTCTACCTGGCGTCCAGCCCTCCCGACTCTTTTCTAGACGACCAGCACCTGACCTCGTCTGGTGCAGCTGTGGCCGGCATTATCAAGCCCCACCCAGAGCGCGTACCCTTCCTCGTGGCAGAGACTCCTCCCAGGCCTCGGCACACACTGGACGAATTGAACCCCCAGAAGTCCAAGCACCAGGGCGTTAGAAGGGCCAAGTGGCACCTGGGTATCCGCAGTCAGAGTAGACCCAATGATATCATGTCGGAAGTGTGCCGTGCCATGAAACAGCTGGATTATGAGTGGAAG GTTGTGAATCCATATTATTTACGTGTGAGAAGGAAGAATCCTATTACTGGGATGCAAACCAAGATGAGCCTTCAACTCTACCAGGTGGACAGTAGAACCTACCTCCTTGACTTCCGTAGCATAGATG ATGATATGTTGGAAACAAAATCTGGAACTGCTACCCCTCTCCGCTCCGGGTCTGTGGGCAACTATCGCACCACTATTAAGAACGAAGTAGACGGGGCTGACGCTCCACCTACATCTAGCATTGTGCACCCCACCAAGGCAGCAGAGGGCTCCTTAGCTTCATCGTTGACCTCATCCATCGACTCAACGGGAGGGGGGGACAACGCGTCTATCCCTCGACCAGGAAGCCACACCATCGAGTTCTTTGAGATGTGCGCAAATCTTATTAAACTACTTGCACGATAG